The DNA region CCGGCATCGAAGTGCGCGGGGACGAAGAATGCCGACGGTTCCCCCATGAATGAAAAGTCCGGCGGCATCACGCCGACGATCGTCCGCGGCGTCCCGTCCACGGCGATGCTCTTCCCGAGAACGGTTCGATCCTCGCCGAAGAGATCGCGCCACGTAGCGTAGCTCAACACGATTACCGGCGGCGACGCCGGATCTTCGTCCGCCTCACTGAGGAGGCGCCCAAAGAGCGGGGGCACGCCTAACACCTGCAGCATACCACCAATGCTCTGCGTGCCGTCGAGCAGCTGCGGCTCGCCGTGTACGATCAGAGTCCCGGACCGATCGGCAAAGCCGGCGATGCGCATCGTTCGTGAGCTGCGTTGCCAGTCGAACAGATTGGCGGGCGAGGTCACCGACACCGCGCCTGGCGCGCTCGACGACTGCTCGCCGACAGCGACGAGCCGCGACGGGTCACGAAACGCGAGCGGGCGGAGCAACACGCCGTCCACGACGCTGAAGATCGCGGTATTCGCGCCGATGCCTAACGCGAGCGTCAGTGCGGCAACGATGGTGAATCCCGGACTGCGACGCAGCGAGCGCGCGCCGTAGCGAACGTCCTGGAGCAGCGACTCGAACATGCCCTGGCCCGTCGATCGAGCGCCGGGAGAGAGAGATCGGCTCACTCGTTCGGCTCGCCGCTCGCGGAGCGCGAGTCGCGTGAGGCCGGGCAGCTCGGAAACGAGCGCGCCGATTGCACCCAGGCGGCCGGCTCGCTGGCGAGCCTCGGCTTCCAGCTCGGCAAAGACAGCGATCATCTGATGCGCGAACTTCCGGTGGAAGTCCGCGGGCAGAAGCATCGCGAGAATCGCCCGATACGCGCGGAGTACGCCCGTCAGTCGGTAGTCGGTCATGCGCGTGCCCCCTTGGCGCTGGCGCCTAACGGCGGCAGGAGCCGCTTGGCGCGGGCCATTGCCGCGAGTTGCTCGAGTCTCCGAGCCTCGGCGCGTGCGACATCGCGGCCGAGCCTCGTCAGGCGATAATACCGCCGCCGCGGGTCAGTCGGCGCGCCGGCGGGACGCGTCGTGCGCTCCTCGATCCACCCGCTCTCGAGCAGCCGTTTCACCGCGGCGTACAGCGTACTCGCGGTCAGACGTAGGCCGCCGTCCGTTCGCGAGGCGACGTCCTGGATGATCGCGTAGCCGTGCAGATCGTCGTCGACGAGGGATAACAGGATGTGAAAGACCTGTGTCGAGAGCGGAGCGGGGAGTCGAGAGTCGGTATCGCTCATGGTGTCGTCAGGAGTCGTGAACTAGTGGACGGTGTTCTTCGCGGAATGTCGGGACGAGTCGCGTCGAGGGCGAGCTCCAGAAGCGAGACGTGAGTAATGAGCTCCGGCCTTTTCGATGTGGCACTCAGGCCTCTCACCCACCATCAGCGAGCCCAGCTCCGAGCCACGAGAAGGCAGCAACGAGCTGCGAGATCGAGCTCGAGCCGCGAGCCATCTCGAATCTCAAGCTCACGCCCTTTCCCGAAATTCCGCGATGATCCCAGTGTTGTCATAGTGCCCCGGAGCGACCCCGCTCCTGCTATCGACATGTCGCTGATATACCGTCGCACGGTATATCGCGCCATGCTATAGCGCCGTCAAGAGCCATGTGACAAGTCGGACGCTGGTGGACATTGCCAGGACGCCATAGAATTCTCTGACGGCCGTAAGGGCGGCCGACGGTCCGCGTAAAGGGTCCAACCCACCCGACGACGTGCGTCGACAATTCGAGACCCTGACTTCCAAGCCCGAGTGACGCGGACGCCGGGCGCCACATGGAAGGAAGGCGTCTATGACCAGCCCAGAGCAGCCCCACTCACTGCCCGAGCGCCCCTCGCTCGAGTACCTGCGCAAGGTCGCCAAGAAGCGGCTGCGCGACCTCCGACACACTGATCCGCACGCCAAGCTCGCAACGGCACTCCTCGCCGTCGCGCGTGACTACGGATTCTCCAGCTGGCGGGCCCTCAAAGCCGAGATCGCGAAGCGGGAGAAGGATCGATTCGCTGTCTTCTTCGATGCATGCGCCGAGGGCGACGTCGAGCGCATGCGCCAGCTCATCGCGGAAGATCCATCACTCGTTCGAGTAGCAAACACTAATGAGCCGCACGGCGGATGGACCGCGCTCCACTCGGCGGCCCGTCGTGGCCACCTCGACGCGGTGCTCCTGTTGCTCGAACATGGCGCGGATCCGAATGCACGCGAGGCCGGCGACAACACGTACCCACTCCATTGGGCCGCTGCGGCCAGACATATCGAGACCGTGCGCGCTCTCCTCGACGCCGGCGGTGACGTCCACGGTCTCGGTGACCTGCACCAGCTCGACGTCATCGGCTGGGCCACGTACTTCCATCCCGAGCAGGAGGATGAGCGGCCGGACGTCGTCCCCCTGCTGCTGGAGCGTGGCGCGCACCATCACATCTTCTCGGCAATGTCGATTGGCGATCCCGATCTCATTCGCGCACTCGTCGAGGAGCATCCCGATGCGCTCGACAGACGCATGTCGCGTTTCGAGCACGGCCTCACGCCACTGCATTTTGCGATGAGCCGAAAGCGCTACGACCTGCTCGATCTCCTGATCGAGCTCGGAGCCGACCTCGAGGCCGAAGACGACGGCGGACAGACCGCGCTCGCCGTGGCGATGCTGCGCGGCGATCAGGAAGCGATGCGCCGCCTCCACGCTGCCGGAGCCAAGCAACCACCGACGATCTCGACGCCATCGTTCACACAGGGAATGAGCAAACTCTCAGGCTCGATCACCAGGATCGTCCCGATGATCACCGTGCCAGACGTCGCGACGGCGCTCGACTGGTACACGTCGATCGGGTTCACGGAGGTGGCGCGCTATGGGGATAGTGGCGTCGCCAATTTCGGGCTTCTGTCCTTCGGGGGCGCGCAGCTCATGCTCAACATGCACGGCAAAGTTGGCCGGCACGACGCGGGCCTGTGGTTCTACACCGACCGGATTGATGAGCTTTATCAATTACTCAAGTCGCGCCAGCTCGAGGCGGCTCGCGCCTCGCTCGCCGGCGACGCATCGGTTCACCAGAGTATCGAGTTCGTCGAGGACATCTACGACCCCTTCTATGGAGGACGGCAGTTCAGCATCCTCGACCTGAACGGTTACGAACTGCTCTTCTATCAGGAGTAGCCTGACACCAACCAGGCGCGGTGTACGTTCATATGACTATGCCCGAAGCAGACGACAATAGGCCCGAGCCACCTGATTGGCTCAGCCCAGACTACGCGTCCCTCGACGAGGCGAAGCCGGCGGTCGACACCGCGACCGACCCGCCACCACCTCGGCATTTCGTGGCGCCGCGACCAGAAACTGGTTCGGAGGTTCAATACAGCCTTGCCCGCCTCGCGAGAGAATTCCTCGACGCGGTCGACGGCCTGGCGGACCGGATTGCCGCAGGGCTTGGACTTCGATAGCGTTGGAGGGTGCAGCCGTTAGGCAATGCAACCAGCCCCGCCAGGCGTAAGCGCGCCGGGCGGGGCTGCTGTCATACGTTCACGCGAACGGACAGACCGCTCGCTCGGTCGCGTCTCAGCTCGGACTACGCGACCCACCGGAGGATGAACCACTCGAGAAGCTCGAGCTCGATTGCCCGCTCTGCGCCTGATTCGTGTGTTTCTCGCGATTGTGCTTGTCGAGATCCTCACGCGAGTCGAGATGCGCGCCGCAGACCTTGCAGTCGAATTCGTGCGAATGTGCCATGAGAAGCTCCTGTTCGGTGTGCAGT from Gemmatimonadaceae bacterium includes:
- a CDS encoding helix-turn-helix transcriptional regulator gives rise to the protein MSDTDSRLPAPLSTQVFHILLSLVDDDLHGYAIIQDVASRTDGGLRLTASTLYAAVKRLLESGWIEERTTRPAGAPTDPRRRYYRLTRLGRDVARAEARRLEQLAAMARAKRLLPPLGASAKGARA
- a CDS encoding ankyrin repeat domain-containing protein, with product MTSPEQPHSLPERPSLEYLRKVAKKRLRDLRHTDPHAKLATALLAVARDYGFSSWRALKAEIAKREKDRFAVFFDACAEGDVERMRQLIAEDPSLVRVANTNEPHGGWTALHSAARRGHLDAVLLLLEHGADPNAREAGDNTYPLHWAAAARHIETVRALLDAGGDVHGLGDLHQLDVIGWATYFHPEQEDERPDVVPLLLERGAHHHIFSAMSIGDPDLIRALVEEHPDALDRRMSRFEHGLTPLHFAMSRKRYDLLDLLIELGADLEAEDDGGQTALAVAMLRGDQEAMRRLHAAGAKQPPTISTPSFTQGMSKLSGSITRIVPMITVPDVATALDWYTSIGFTEVARYGDSGVANFGLLSFGGAQLMLNMHGKVGRHDAGLWFYTDRIDELYQLLKSRQLEAARASLAGDASVHQSIEFVEDIYDPFYGGRQFSILDLNGYELLFYQE